Within the Roseicitreum antarcticum genome, the region AAGGTGCTGCCGATCTGGGTGACGACCGCGGGCAACCCGCAGACCTGGGTTGATGCGGGCCGGATGGGCGCGAATGTGCTGACCCACCTGCTGGGCCAGTCGGTGGCCGAGGTGGGCGAGAAGATCAAGGCCTACCACCAGGCACTGCGCGACGCCGGGCACAACCCCGCTGATTTCACCGTGACCCTGATGCTGCACAGCTTCGTTGCGCGGAACCGGGAACATGCGCGCGACGTGGCGCGGGGTCCGATGAAGGATTACCTGAAAGCCGCCGCCGCATTGGTCAAGCAATACGCCTGGGCATTCCCCGCGTTCAAGAAGCCGCAGGGCGTCGCCAATCCGATGGATATCGACCTTGGCACCCTGTCGGCGGATGAGCTGGACGGCATTCTGGAATTTGCCTTCACGCGGTATTTCGACGATTCGGGCCTGTTTGGCACGGTGGAGGATTGCGTCGCCCGGGTGGAGGAGTTGAAGGCCATCGGCGTGACCGAGGTTGCCTGCCTGATCGATTATGGCATCGCCCCCGAACAAGTGCTGGAGGGGCTCTATCCACTGGCCGAGGTCTTGCGCCGCGCCAACCAGCCCAGCGACGTGGCGGCGGATGATTTCTCTATCGCCGCGCAGATCCGGCGGCATGGCGTGACGCATCTGCAATGCACGCCCTCCATGGCGCGGATGTTCACCATGAATGACGACGCCCGCGCCGCCCTGGCCCGCGTGCCGAACCTGCTGGTCGGTGGCGAGGCGTTGCCGGGCACGCTGGCCCACGACCTGTCAGGGCTGACGGGGCATAGCGTGCTGAACATGTACGGGCCGACGGAAACCACGATCTGGTCCTCGGTCTGCACCACCACCGGCGGTGATGGCGTCGTGGGGATCGGCACGCCGATTGCCAATACGCAGCTGTACGTTCTGAACGATGCAGGGCAACCGGTGCCGCCGGGTGTTCCAGGCGAGTTGTGGATTGGGGGCGATGGCGTGACGCGCGGCTACTGGCAGCGCCCTGACCTGACGGCAGAACGGTTCCCTGCCAACCCCTTTGGCACCGGGCGCATGTACCGCACCGGCGACCTGGTGCGCCGCGACGCCTTTGGCGGGATCGACTTTTTGGGCCGCATCGACGGTCAGGTGAAGCTGCGCGGCTACAGGATTGAACTGGGCGAGATCGAATCCGCGTTGGAGGCCGTGCCGGGCATTACCCAGGCCGTGGTCATCGCGCGTGAGGATACACCGGGCGATGTGCGGCTGGTCGCCTATCACATCGGAACGCCGACGACGGATCTGCGCGACGCGCTGGCACGCAATCTGCCCGCGCATATGATCCCCGCGCATTTCGTGGCGCTGGACCGGATGCCGCTGACACCCAACAAGAAGGTGGACCGCAAGGCACTGCCCGCCCCCCGTGTCAGTGCGCCGACACAGCCGGTTCAGGCGATACCGATTCAGGCGGCGGGCGCGTCCGATACGCGCGCGCAGATTGCCGGGGTCTGGAAACGCGTGCTGGGCGTGGCCGATGTTGCCCCGGGCGATAGTTTCTTTGCGCTCGGCGGTCATTCGCTGCTGGCGGTGCAGGCGCATCGCGACCTGCGCGACGCGCTGGGGCTGCCCGGTCTGTCGATCACCGATATTTTCCGGTTCCCGGTGCTGGCCGATCTGGCGAAGCATGTTGATCTGAAGTTGCGGCCCTCGGTCGCGCCGCCCTCGGCGCAATCCGCGTTGGCGCAATCTGGGTCGGCGCAATCTGGGTCGGCACAATCGCGGTCGGCACAGGCCGCGCCGGACAGCGGCGCGGCGGGGAACCGGCTGGACGCCATGTCGAAACGCCGCGCGATGCGCGCCCAGCGGCAGGGGCAGGGCGTATGACCGGCATCAACCAGATCGAACGTATCGTGCAGGGCATGTTCGCCCGCCGGGTCAGAGTCGCTGTGACGCCGCTTCACCGGCTGCCGCCGCCGCTGTTTCCTGCTGAAGCCGCCGCGATGCGCGGCGCGGTGCCCGCGCGCAGGCACGAATTCGCGTTGGGGCGTGGGACGGCACGGGCGGCGATGCAGGCGCTTGGGCTGCGCGCCTGCGCGATTCCCATGGCGGATGACCGCGCGCCCGTTTGGCCTGAAGGGATCGCAGGCAGCATCAGCCATGGCGGCGGGTTGTGTCTGTCGGTCGTCTCGGCCGATCCCGGCCTGGCCGCGATCGGTATCGACGTAGACAGTGCAGCGGCCCTGCCCGATGACCTGTGGGAGGTGGTTTGCGATGCCTCTGAACGCGCCTGGCTGGCAAGCCAGCCCGTCCATGACCAAGGGCGTCTGGCCAAGCTGATCTTTTGCGCGAAAGAGGCCGCCTATAAGGCGCAATACCCTCTGACCAAACGACTTTTCGGGTTTGACGGTTTTCACATATCGGTTGATCTGCAGGCCGCGCGGTTCGATGCGCGCTTTACCGCAGGCGTTGCGCCCTTCCGGTCTGGCGAGGCGCTGAGCGGACGGTTTCATCTTGCCGACAGCCACATCATTTGTGCTGTCACCGTGGCCAATACCTGCCGGGCCGATCCTGATTTTAACGAAATGGTGGCTTAAGTGCAGTTTCGATTCGGTTCACATTCCATTCACGTCAATGTTCCGACCCGCGCGGTACTGGATGCGACAGTGATGCAACGGTTTCGCGCGGGTGAAGGCTTTGCGCTGGCAACGATCAATCTGGACCATGTGGTCAAGTTGACGAACGACCCGGAGTTCCGCGAGGTTTATGCCGCGCAGGATCTGGTGGTGGCGGACGGCAATCCGATAGTCTGGCTGTCGAAGATCGCGGGGCTGCCGGTAGACCTGTTGCCCGGGTCGGACATGTTGATCCCGCTGGCGAAACTTGCGGCGCGGGCGGGCACCCCGATTGCGCTGGTCGGTTCGACCGACAAGGTGCTGAATGCGGCGGGTGAGCAACTTCAGAAGATCATCCCCGATTTGCAGATCGCCACGAAGATCTCGCCGCCGTTCAACTTTGATCCGCGCGGCCCCGATGCGATGTTGATCTTCGAACAGATCCGGCAATCTGGCGCAGGGATGGTGTTCGTGGCCCTGGGTGCGCCCAAGCAGGAGACCTTTGCCGCAATGGGCAGGATGGTGCTGCCCGGTGTCGGGTTTGCGTCGATCGGCGCGGCACTGGATTTCATTTCGGGCTATTTCGTGCGCGCGCCGCTCTGGGTGCGCAAGCTGACGCTGGAATGGCTGTGGCGCGTCCTCAACGAGCCGCAGCGCCTGATCGGGCGCTACACGCGCTGCATCTTGGTGCTGCCACGGCAGGTGGTTGCGGCGTTGCTTTTGCGGTGGTCGGGTGCATCGCGTGCCACATTGCCCAGCGTATCCCACGTCACGGTGCCCGCGCGCGCATCCGAGGCGTCTGCCGGGTGCCGCCAAGGCGAAGGCTGAGCGGCTGTTGAGTGATGGTTGAGGACCGGGGGCCACACGCGCGGCCCGGCTTCCCCGGGCTGGTTGTGAAATTTCCGGATCGGTGAAACCATGGCGCTGTTGCAGGGTAGCGGGGGCATATGCGGGTCATGGGCGCGCGATGAGTGGGGGCGATGCGCCGCAATGTCCGGTCTGCGGCACGGCCGCGGCAGAGGGGTTCCTTGTCATTGGCAGGCTGCGCTATTTCCGATGCCCGGTTTGCGCGGTGCGCTTCTTGCACCCGGACGGCTACCCGGACCGCGCGGCGGAATATGCGCATTACCTTCACCATGAAAACCACCCCGACGACCCCGACTATCGTCAGTTTCTGTCGAAACTGGCGGTGCCTTTGCTGGACCGGCTTTCATCTGGTGCGTGCGGGCTGGATTATGGTTGCGGTCCCGGCCCGGCGCTGGCGGCGATGCTGCGCGAGGCCGGGCATCCCATGGCGGTCTATGACCCGTATTTCCACCCTGATGCCGCAGCGCTGCGGCAAATCTACGATTTCGTCACCTGCTCTGAAACTGCCGAGCATTTTCACGCCCCGGCCCGGGAATTCGCGCGCCTGATGCGGCTGGTCCGTCCCGGGGGCTGGCTGGGGGTGATGACTTGCTTTCAGACCGATGATGACCTTTTCGCGGGCTGGCACTATCGCAAGGATCCGACGCATGTTGTTTTCTACCGCGCAGAAACCTTCCGTTGGCTGGCCCGGGCGGCGGGCTGGTCGTGCGACTTCCCGGCCAAGGATGTGGTTCTGATGCAGCGCCCGGCAGGGTGATCGGGGTATGATAGCAGTTCAAATGGGGCGGCTCAGACCCCGTCAGCCGCCACGATGATCCGGGTGCCCCAGGTCTGGCAGGCGGCTACGATGCTGGCGGGCGGGGCCGTATCGGTGAAAAAGGTATGCACCTGCCGCAGTGACGCGATGCGCGCGGGCGCGCGGCGCTGAAACTTCGACTGATCGGCCACCAGAAAGGATTTGCGCGCCTGTTCGATGATGGTCTGGCTGACGCCTACCTCGTGGATGTCGAAATCCAGAAGATCGCCGTCTTCGTCCATTGCCGAACAGCCAATCACCGCCAGATCGAACTTGAACTGTCGGATGACTTGCGTGGTGATATTGCCCACCAACCCGCCATCGGACCGGCGCAGGGTGCCGCCCGCCACAATGACCTCGCATCCCGGGTTCTCGGCCAGAATGTTGGCGACGTTCATGTTGTTGGTCACCACCATGATGTTGCGGTGCTTCGACAAGGCGCGGGCGACGGCTTCGGTGCTGGTGCCGATGTTGAGGAAGATACTGCTGTCTTCAGGGATCTCGGCGGCGCAGGCTTGGGCGATGGCGTCCTTGGCGCCGTCATTCAGGCCGCGCCGG harbors:
- a CDS encoding class I SAM-dependent methyltransferase, with translation MSGGDAPQCPVCGTAAAEGFLVIGRLRYFRCPVCAVRFLHPDGYPDRAAEYAHYLHHENHPDDPDYRQFLSKLAVPLLDRLSSGACGLDYGCGPGPALAAMLREAGHPMAVYDPYFHPDAAALRQIYDFVTCSETAEHFHAPAREFARLMRLVRPGGWLGVMTCFQTDDDLFAGWHYRKDPTHVVFYRAETFRWLARAAGWSCDFPAKDVVLMQRPAG
- a CDS encoding WecB/TagA/CpsF family glycosyltransferase — its product is MQFRFGSHSIHVNVPTRAVLDATVMQRFRAGEGFALATINLDHVVKLTNDPEFREVYAAQDLVVADGNPIVWLSKIAGLPVDLLPGSDMLIPLAKLAARAGTPIALVGSTDKVLNAAGEQLQKIIPDLQIATKISPPFNFDPRGPDAMLIFEQIRQSGAGMVFVALGAPKQETFAAMGRMVLPGVGFASIGAALDFISGYFVRAPLWVRKLTLEWLWRVLNEPQRLIGRYTRCILVLPRQVVAALLLRWSGASRATLPSVSHVTVPARASEASAGCRQGEG
- a CDS encoding DeoR/GlpR family DNA-binding transcription regulator; translated protein: MSQTFRHPEIMDIARKNGRVTVDELAAHFGVTVQTIRRDLSELADAGRLERVHGGAIVPSGVANIGYEDRRGLNDGAKDAIAQACAAEIPEDSSIFLNIGTSTEAVARALSKHRNIMVVTNNMNVANILAENPGCEVIVAGGTLRRSDGGLVGNITTQVIRQFKFDLAVIGCSAMDEDGDLLDFDIHEVGVSQTIIEQARKSFLVADQSKFQRRAPARIASLRQVHTFFTDTAPPASIVAACQTWGTRIIVAADGV
- a CDS encoding 4'-phosphopantetheinyl transferase family protein — encoded protein: MTGINQIERIVQGMFARRVRVAVTPLHRLPPPLFPAEAAAMRGAVPARRHEFALGRGTARAAMQALGLRACAIPMADDRAPVWPEGIAGSISHGGGLCLSVVSADPGLAAIGIDVDSAAALPDDLWEVVCDASERAWLASQPVHDQGRLAKLIFCAKEAAYKAQYPLTKRLFGFDGFHISVDLQAARFDARFTAGVAPFRSGEALSGRFHLADSHIICAVTVANTCRADPDFNEMVA